A genomic window from Lotus japonicus ecotype B-129 chromosome 1, LjGifu_v1.2 includes:
- the LOC130732605 gene encoding uncharacterized protein LOC130732605: MEQDPNPFLRHCKGQSNNSGSSRPLIPGPAGAIQAAMYARRSTPNTPLIPTQEIVRRVLDHGSTETDPDFNSHAWLSALQEWGIATPLGSLTANVERVENVVAVIKSCTPNGFGDAKVTLKDLTGAVDASIHRKAFTHSEFANDITVGSVLVLQKVAVFAPRGTVCYLNIT; encoded by the exons ATGGAACAAGACCCAAATCCATTCCTCCGCCATTGCAAAGGTCAAAGCAACAACTCtggcagctctcgtcctctcattcctggcccggctggcgccatccaggctgccatgtatgcCCGTAGATCCACCCCTAACACACCACTCATTCCGACCCAGGAAATCGTGAGGCGTGTGCTAGATCATGgatcaaccgaaaccgatcctgatttcaactcacatgcttggctatcagccctgcaagagtggggaatagccactccgctgggctctctgacagcgaacgttgagagggtggagaatgttgttgctgttatcaaatcttgcactcccaatgggtttggagatgcgaaagttaccctcaag GACCTCACGGGTGCTGTTGATGCTAGCATCCACCGCAAGGCATTTACTCACAGTGAATTTGCGAatgacataactgttggatctgttctcgttctccaaaag gttgctgtgtttgcacctagaggaactgtttgttatcttaatataacatGA
- the LOC130730217 gene encoding uncharacterized protein LOC130730217, translating to MKGGRKRSRHASTSEDPADRHERLHASTRRGDHIAATQAVEASAPSPSPSATPVEAPLATPAPSATPVGAPSATPAPSATRAPAELDPAPLSPMAELPRQETSSSEPSGDESSSSSELSGEEEEPLILQEKIDAADVMPDVVPEGGAEGGADDDLIQRVAPFPGGPEDLSLLAHYPDHKAPWTWQALLRTDPRYVDRRTLRVATVGGKVWNLPCDGDSEAHTHVRQLLQQTGLYHLPWCGLPETDPAVVLALVERWHEETSSFHMPFGEMTITLDDVSALLHLPTGSRFYTPGRGERDEVAALCAQLLGGSVAAYLAEFEAAGGQNIRFITLKTMYTSAMDGGRYEDAARIWLVNQLGATLFASKSGGYHTTVY from the exons atgaagggcgggagGAAGAGGTCACGACATGCTTCTACTAGTGAGGATCCAGCGGATCGACACGagcgcttgcatgcttctacCAGGCGCGGCGACCATATTGCAGCCACTCAGGCggtagaggcttcagctccGTCTCCATCCCCATCTGCTACTCCGGTCGAGGCTCCGTTAGCTACCCCGGCTCCATCTGCTACTCCGGTCGGGGCTCCGTCAGCTACCCCCGCTCCGTCTGCTACTAGGGCTCCGGCTGAGCTGGACCCTGCTCCGTTGTCTCCGATGGCTGAGTTACCTCGTCaggagacatcttcttctgAGCCTAGTGGCGatgagtcttcttcttcttctgagcttagtggtgaggaggaggagcctcttaTTCTGCAGGAGAagattgatgctgctgatgtTATGCCAGATGTGGTGCCAGAGGGCGGTGCAGAGGGCGGTGCGGATGACGACCTCATCCAGAGGGTGGCACCGTTTCCCGGGGGGCCTGAGGATCTGTCGCTTCTTGCGCATTATCCTGACCACAAGGCTCCTTGGACGTGGCAGGCACTTCTTCGCACAGACCCGCGGTACGTGGACCGTCGGACATTGAGGGTGGCCACTGTTGGGGGGAAGGTATGGAACCTCCCCTGTGATGGCGATTCAGAGGCCCACACACATGTGCGACAGCTGCTGCAGCAGACGGGTTTGTATCACCTGCCTTGGTGCGGGTTACCGGAGACAGACCCAGCTGTCGTACTGGCCCTTGttgagagatggcatgaggagacgagtagcttccacatgccgttcggggagatgactatcaccctggacgatgtgtctgctcttctccatcttcccacagggtcgaggttctacactCCGGGCAGAGGGGAGCGAGACGAGGTTGCAGCGCTCTGCGCCCAGCtcctgggaggatctgttgctgCTTATCTGGCTGAGTTTGAGGCGGCGGGTGGCCAGAACATTCGGTTcattactctgaagaccatgtacacgtctgctatggatg ggggacgctatgaggatgctgctaggatctggctggtgaaccagcttggtGCCACCCTCTTTGCCAGCAAGAGTGGTGGTTACCACACTACTGTCTACTGA
- the LOC130723946 gene encoding protein MAINTENANCE OF MERISTEMS-like has protein sequence MLEDLGRVSEYAWGAIALASLYEQLSRASRRKTAQIGGFTSLVLSWAYEYISSSVIIRTEVPGYTQDQPRAQRWSTSRIAHSGLDERRVMLDELTVDDITWTPFEDHRDVRPRDPRALYSGYIRTPYGRSVSRHLPERVMRQFGFIQDIPRHPSEIQTTGSLAETTDAAYAEFEPHLRPQGIPATYPGEAVEGYMRWYSRVSHVFIIPEDRREELSVVSAIRRGVELLEQSLEVPGALAPGTQPRILTERALDLF, from the exons ATGCTTGAGGACCTCGGTCGCGTGTCGGAGTACGCGTGGGGTGCGATTGCGCTGGCTTCGTTGTACGAACAGCTGAGTCGTGCATCCCGCAGGAAGACAGCGCAGATCGGTGGGTTCACCTCCCTCGTGCTGTCATGGGCGTATGAGTACATATCCAGCAGCGTCATTATCAGGACGGAGGTCCCCGGCTAcacacaggaccagcctagggcgcagcggtggtccacgtctcggatcgcgcattccggactcgatgagagacgagtcatgctcgatgagcttacagtggatgatatcacatggaccccttttgaggaccatcgagatgttcgaccgcgggatcccagggccctctattccggctacatccggacaccttacggccggtctgtgagccgacatctaccagagcgggttatgcgccagtttggcttcatacaggacatccctcgacacccctctgagatccagacgacggggtcccttgctgagaccacagatgctgcctatgctgagtttgagccgcacctccgccctcaggggatacctgctacatatccgggagaggcggtggagggttacatgaggtggtatagcagagtgtcacatgtgttcatcatccctgaggataggagggaggagcttagtgtcgtg tctgccatacgtaggggtgtggagttgttggagcagtccCTGGAGGTGCCAGGTGCTCTTGCTCCAGGGACACAGCCCCGGATCCTCACGGAGAGGGCGCTCGATCTCTTTTGA
- the LOC130723925 gene encoding uncharacterized protein LOC130723925: MNKIDHLFKTPFYTNIRGFVSIKCLKLIDAELTRMRACGGRCDCLLRETHGLPCGCQLADYERIPYEAIHPFWKSLSWEHVPVADTGSSDICGLNHGEMHPEVEALTRYFHSLDTGGQSMVRRKLQAIYCPERSTLCTPELRIKSNRTPKLKESKQPKGRAIGSLTRDPSAFELTDKKIKEEKKSSQPAKRKKRVKKSDTSHFMCNFPAFLHPYIGTITDVEDDGNCGYRSIAALMGHSAGQDGWPWVRATLIQELETNVVMYNRMWGTDVVYGLHNRLTLPIGDPATPDKWFQLPEMGYLVATKYQLVLVSLSSMGCNTYFPLIGAGPRDEHSVIAIGHVINHWVQLQLTPGHPMPTIAP; this comes from the exons atgaataaaattgatcaccttttcaagacccctttctacacaaatattagGGGATTTGTGTCAATCAAATGCCTGAAACTCATTGATGCTGAACTGACAAGAATGCGAGCCTGCGGCGGCAGATGCGATTGcttattgagagagactcatggactaccttgcggttgtcaacttgcag attatgagaggattccgtacgaggccattcatccattctggaagagcctaagttgggagcatgtacctgttgcagatactggcagctcagatatttgcggactaaaccatggagagatgcacccagaagttgaggcactgacacgttatttccattctttggatactggagggcagagtatggtaaggaggaagcttcaagcgatATATTGTCCTGAAAGGAGTACACTATGTACTCCTGAGCTTCGGATAAAGTCCAACCGCACTCCTAAGTTGAAAGAGAGCAAACAACCCAAGGGtcgagcaataggatccttgactcgtgatccttcagcgtttgaacttacagacaagaagattaaagaggaaaagaagtcttcacaaccagcaaagaggaagaagcgtgtgaagaagtctgatacaagccatttcatgtgtaactttccagcctttctccatccatatattggcacaattacagatgttgaggatgatggtaactgtggctatagatccATTGCTGCATTAATGGGGCATTCCGCCGGTCAGGACGGTTGGCCTTGGGTTAGGGCTACATTGATACAAGAACTTGAGACCAATGTGGTAATGTATAATAGGATGTGGGGCACAGATGTTGTTTATGGCTTACATAATCGTCTCACTCTTCCTATTGGTGACCCGGCCACCCCTGACAAATGGTttcaactgccagagatgggataccttgttgcCACAAAGTACCAATTGGTTCTCGTATCCTTATCCTCTATGGGTTGTAACACATACTTTCCACTGATAGGAGCCGGCCCACGAGATGAGCATTCTGTTATAGCTATTGGACATGTGATAAATCACTGGGTACAG CTCCAATTAACTcctggacatcctatgccgaCTATTGCTCCCTAG